Genomic segment of Geovibrio ferrireducens:
CCGCAGGAGCAGGCTTAGGCTTCTCCGGTTCCTTTTTCTCAGGCGGAGCCGCAGGTTTTTCCTCCGGTTCCTCATAGGGCAGCGGAGCGGGAATTTTCTTCTCCTCCGGCGCTGCGCCCGGTGCTCTTTCTGAAACTTCCACACTTCCGTCGTAGCCCAGTTTATAGGTCAGCTCACCCGCTTCGGAAGGGTCTGTCATCTCCTCCGGTTTTTCCGCAGGTTTCTGAGCGGTTGTTACTTTGGACGGTTCAGACACCTTCTCTGCCACATATACAAAGAAATACGCCGCAAGCCCGAAAAGCAGGAAGAACAGAAAAACCGACTGAATCTTCCTGCCGAAATTGTCCCTGTTGTCCGACAAGTTACATCCTTTCCGGCGCGCTCACTCCGAGGAGGTCAAGACCGAAACGCACAGCAGCGGCAACACCTGCGCAGAGGCTCAGTCTGGCTCCGGAGAGTTCAGGGCTTTCCGGGTTTATGATAACGTTATTGTAATAGTAGGAGTGGAACATAGAGGCCAGCTCCTGAAGGTAGTATATCACTCTGTGGGGCTGTCTGTGGAATGCCGCAGTCTCCACTATGCCTTTAAGTTCATAAAGCTTTCTTATTATTTCTTTTTCTTCATCAAGCTCAAGGAGATGAAGGTTAGCTCCCTTCTCCCATTCAAGCCCCTGCTCCGCAGCCTTGGAGTAAAGCCCGTAAACCCTTGCGTGGGCATACTGAACATAATAAACAGGGTTGTCCGAAGTGCGCTTTTTGGCAAGGTCTATGTCAAAGTCGAACTGAGCTTCAAAATCTCTCATAAGGTAGAAGAACCTTGCCGCATCCACACCTATTTCGTCTATGAGCCATTTCAGCGTGATGAACTCACCCGCACGGGTGGACATGGAGGCGCGTTCACCGTCCTTAATAAGATTCACCATCTGAATCAGCGAAACATTGAAATCAAAGTCCTCTATGCCGAGGGAGTAAACCGCTGAGGCAAGCCTTTTCACGTAACCGTGGTGGTCAGCTCCCCAGACATCGATACTGGTTCTCACCCCTCTTCTGAATTTGTTGCGGTGGTAGGCTATGTCTGAGGCAAAGTAGGTGTATTCGCCGTTCTGACGTTTAACCACCCTGTCTTTATCATCGCCGAATTTTGTTGAGGCAAACCACACAGCACCTTCACTGTCATAGACATGGCCAAGGGTGCGGAGTTCAGTAAGGCATTCCTCAACCTCTCCGCTTTCGTACAGGGATTTTTCGCTGAACCATCTCTGGAATGTGACACGGAACTCTTTCAGATCCGCCTCTATTCCGCCCCTTATATCCTCAAGGCCGTATTCAAAGGCGATGTTCAGCGCCTCGGCCTCATTCATTGAAAGAAGCTTGCCGCCGTGTATTTTATGGAGCTCTTTTGCTATGTCTGTTATGTAGTCACCCTTGTAGCCGTCCTCCGGGAACTCAACATCCTGCCCGCACACCTGAAGGTAGCGCACATAAATGCTTTTGCCGAGGTTGCTCATCTGCTTGCCTGCGTCATTCACGTAATATTCTGTCATAACCTCAAATCCGGCGGCTTTAAGTATCCGTGCCAGACTGTCCCCGTATGCGGCGTTGCGGCCGTGACCTATGTGAAGCGGCCCTGTGGGGTTGGCGCTTACAAACTCCACCATCGCCTTTCTCCCTCCGCCCATGTCAGACATGAAGGGGGAGTCAGAACTTATGCAGTCACGGAGAAGGTCGGTATAAAAGGTTTTTGATATAAAGAAATTTATAAAACCGGGACGGACGGGCTCGCATTTTTCGATAAGAGAATGCTTCATCCTTCCCGCTATGTCAGCGGCTATGTCAAACGGGTTTTTTCTTAAGGATTTTGAGAGCTTAAGGGCAGCATTCGCCGCGAAATCGCCGTGATCCTTGTTGTTAGGCACTTCAACGGTGTATTCCGGCAGTTCGGCTTCAAGCCCGCTTTCCTTTAATATTTCCTCAACTGCTTTATCGATAAGGGATTTAATGACAGCCTTCAAATTTCGTCCTCCGTGTTTTCCTTGAAAAGCAGATAGTATCAGGTTGAAAAACCAAATTCAAGAGGGGAATGGAACATGCCCGCCGTACATGTTTAAGGAGGTTTATCCAATGGACAATTTTTCCCGTTTACGGTAAATTGATTAGAAATTTACGCCGAATGGTGTAGAATATTATTAGAATAACAATTTAAGGGGTTTTGCAGTGATTGAAGCGGAAAGCGGGCTGATTGACAAGCTCTCCATACTTTATGTCGAAGATGAGGATTCCATAAGGGAGCGCCTTTCCCGTTTCCTCCAGAGGCGCACTCAGACCCTGTATCAGGCATCCAACGGCCGCGAAGGGCTTGAGATGTTCCTTGAACACAAACCGGACATCATAATAACCGACATCCGCATGCCCGTCATGGACGGCCTCAGCATGGCAGAGCAGATCCGCGAGCATAATACAGACATACCCATTATAATAACCACCGGGCATAATGACGAGGAATTCTTCCTCCGCTCCATAGACATAGGCATTGATAAATACATAAAGAAACCCATCAACTTCAAGGAATTCATACAGGTGCTGATACGCACGGCGAAAACCGTTATTCAGCAGAAAGAGCTGGATTCCAAAAACCAGTTCATCAAAACCATACTGGATATTAACCCGCAGATGCTTTTAATCACTGACGGCGAAAAAATATCTTATCTCAATAAGTCATTCCTGAAATTCATAAAATGCGAACATATCGACCAGTTTCAGGATAAGTTCGGCTCCATAGACTACTTCCTGATCGAAAAAGATGACAGCTTCTACCGAAACAAGCCTTTCAGCGAGTGGGTGAAAACCGTAATAAACAGCCCAGAGAAAGACCATATGCTGATAATGACAAACGATCTCCAGCATAAGGACCCCAACAACTCGGACAATTCCTCTTTCATGATAAGGGTTAATAAAGTTCCGGGGCACGCTGAATGGCTGCTGAGTTTCAGTGACATAACCAAGCTTGAGCAGGAGAAGGAGCTCTACATGGTTATGTCCAATCAGGATTACCTCACGGGCATATTCAACAGAAAGAAATTTTATGACGAACTGAACAAAGAGATAGACAGGGTTCGCAGATACAGCCAGAAGCTCAGCGTGATAATGTTTGATGTCGACCATTTCAAAATGGTTAACGACACTTACGGGCATCAGGTCGGAGATACCGTGCTTCAGGAGATCTCAGCCATTGTTCAGAGGGCGATCCGCAAGACGGATGTATTTGCCCGTTACGGGGGCGAGGAGTTCACAGTGCTTATGCCCGGAACCTCCCGTCAGGGCGCTACCGAGATAGCGGAAAGGCTTCGGGTGGAAATAGAAAACGCAGCTTTCCCCCATACTGGCAGAATAACATGCAGCTTCGGCGTGGCGGAAATTGATGACCATGACAATTCAGACACCTTCATAAACAAAGCGGATGTAGCCCTCTATAAAGCTAAAGACAAAGGGCGAAACATGGTCGAGGTTTTTGACAGCGGCGGAATTATATGCAAAAAGTAGCCTCAGGGTGCTCTTTTTCGGTGATTAACATTTGATATTGTTGTTTTTTGCATGTACCATTCAGTTCATAGGCGCATTTGTGTGCGCCGTAATTCCTTAAGATTTTCGGTATGATAAAGCTATACAATGTTAACGTATCTTTTTTTGGCGAAAAGAAAGCTCTGGACGGTGTAAACCTCAAGGTCGCCCCCGGCGAGTTCCTCTATATTACCGGGGAAAGCGGAGCCGGGAAATCCACACTGCTCAGGCTGATTTACGCCGATCTCAACCCCACCAGAGGCATAGTCATGGTGGACGGTCAGAATGTCAGCAATATGAACCATAAGACAATCCCATACCTCAGACGCAGCATAGGCGTAGTTTTTCAGGACTTTAAGCTTCTTGAGGAAAAAACGGTTTATGATAATCTCCGCATGGCGCTTGAGATATATTACCTCAAGCCGAAAGTGATGGAGGAAAAGATATTCCCCCTTCTGCGGAAGCTGGGCATCTTCGTTAAGCGTGACACAATTGTGAAAAAGCTCTCCGGCGGTGAAAAGCAGAGGGTGGCAATAGCCCGTGCCCTGATAAACGAACCGAAGGTAATTCTGGCGGATGAGCCCACGGGGAACCTTGATAACGATAACGCAGATTCCATAATGCGCCTGCTCCTCGAAAACAGGGACAAGGGCTCCACAGTTATAGTCGCAACCCATGACCAGAGGCTGATGGAGCACTTTCCGGCTCGGATGGTGGAACTGAAATACGGCAAAATAAAATCAGACAGCGCCACAGGCTTCAAAGCCCCCGAAAAGGAGGAAAACGATGAAGATTAGCGTTGTTCTCCGCAACGGGTTCAGACTTTTCAGGGAAACCCTCTCCCTTAACCTCGCATCCGTCATAACAGTTATAACAGTGCTTTTCATCTACAGCACCTTCGTGATAATCGGCAGTTCGTCTGACACCTTCCTGAAAGAGATCACCAAGACCGATTCCATGAGGGTTTATGTTAAGTCATCCTCCAAAACCTCCATTGAAGCTCTTTTGAAACAGCTTGAGGAGACAGACGGGGTGGAAAGCCTTAAGTATTACTCGCCCGATGACGCATATAACTACCTGAAAGGCTCCACGGTAAACATAAACTATCTGGACAAAATACCCGCCGAGCTTTTCCCGGCTTTTATAGAAATAAGCATAAAGGAAGACTTTCAGGATGTTACCCGCCTCAGGGAGATGGAGCGCAGGGTAATGGCTCTTGCCAATGTTGATGTGGCAAGCTACGGTGAAAAATGGATTCAGAACTTCAATGATATACGCTCAGCGGTGAAAATCTTTCTGGTGGTGCTCACCCTGCTGCTCACCGTTTCCGTGGGCATAATAATTTTCAACACAATCCGCCTCAGCCTGTTCCGCTACAGGGAGGATATTAAAATCTACAACCTCGTGGGCGCGACCAGAACATTTATAGAGACCCCGTACATGATCTGCTCATTCGTGGAGATAAGCATAGCCTACGCCATATCATCCTCATTTGTGTATCTGTTCATGCTGTTTCTGAACGTTAAGCTGCTTGCCCCTGTGGGTCTTAACTTCATTGTGCTCCCTGATATTTTCTACTTTATCAAAACCTATGTCTACCTTGCGGTTATAAGCGCGGTAGCCAGTATGATAAGCGTTGCCTCCTTCCTGAATAAGGTGAAAAGCATAAATGAATCTTAAAGCCGCCGCCGCAGGCCTGCTGCTGCTCACAGCCGCATACGCCTCTGCCGATTATTACGAAGACAGGCTTAAGGAAACCAGAAGCTACCTGACCGACATAAAAAAACGGCTGGACGAGGAACGCAGACAGATCGACAAAATTGATAATACCAAAAAAACCGTTGCCCTAAAGGTGGATAACCTCAACGAAACTCTGGATGTGCAGGGAAAAATGATCTCCGAACTCACCGGGGAGTCCGTGCAGCTCAGGAGAGAGGTTCAGGCGCTGGAAAGGGAAACAAAAACACTCAACAGCGAAATAGCCACCATAAGGGACTCGGTGGAGACCAGCAACATTTACCTGATTGACAACATAGAGTATGTGAATATCAAGCTTCTGCTCTTCACCAGAGAATCAAGGGACACCATAAAAAACATGGAGATAGTGGAAAATATAAACACTATCCTGATGAAAAAAGCGGATGAAATTGCCGCCAAATCCGCCCGCCTCCGGCAGGTAAAGGATGAAAAAGAAGGAAAGTCCCGCGATATTGAGCATCTTCTCCGCATGAAGCAGCGTCTAGTGGATGAGTACAACACAGAAAAAACAAAACTAAACCAGCTTGTTGCTGTCATGGAACAGGATAAGGAAAGCAAGCGGGAATACATAAAAATCCTCAGCCAAAAACAGCAGGATTTTGAAAAAAAGATGGACAGAATCCGTGTTCAGCTTGAGGAAAACCGTAAAAAGGAAAAGGCCGATGAAGGGGACGCAACCCTGTTCGGAAGGCTTAAGGGAAAGATGGACTGGCCCCTGGAGGGAGAAATCATAGAATTTTTCGGCCCCAAGAAAGTTGAGGGTTTTCAGGGTACAATTCAGAATAAGGGAATAAAAATCAGCCCTTCAAAACACGGAGATGTGCGGGCTGTATCCGAGGGAACGGTAAAATATGTGGATAACATAAGAGGGTTCGGAAATCTGGTCATTGTCGGACACCCCGGCGCATACTACTCTCTGTACGCAAATATGGGCAGAGTAAACGTGCAGACCGGAAACAATGTGGCCGCAGGACAGGCAATAGGCTCCGTAGCTGTTGACCAGCAGCCTGAAACGCCTTATCTTTACTTTGAAATACGTAAGCATAACGAAGCTCTCAACCCTGCTGAGTGGCTTAAACCCGTTAGGAGATAAACAGTATGAACTTCAAAAAGAAACTTTTACCGCTTCTCGCAGCGTCCGCCCTTCTTATTTTTCTGGCCGCTTCGGGAATATTCATCAAGGAAACCGGCACAGCTTCCGCCAAGTCCAGCAGGTATGAAAACCTGGACTCGTTCACGGAAGTTATGTATCTGATAGAAAAAAACTATGTTGAGCCTGTTGAGAACAAAACCCTTGTGGACGGAGCCATAAAAGGCATGCTTCAGGGTCTTGACCCCCACTCAACCTACTTCACCGAAAAAGAGTACAAGGACTTTCAGGTGGAGACCAAGGGTGAGTTCGGCGGACTGGGCATAACCATAGGCATGAGGGACAATATCCTCACCGTTATAGCCCCCATTGAGGACACGCCCGCATTCAGAGCCGGACTCAAATCCGGCGATAAAATCATCAAGATAGAAGACAACGCCACAACAGGCCTGTCCCTTGAAGATGCGGTTAACAAGCTCAGGGGCAAGCCCGGAACAAACATCACAGTAACCATCCACCGCGACAGCATCCCGAAACCCTTTGACGTGACCCTCACCAGAGCCATCATCAAGGTTAAGGCAGTTAAGGCGGACATGATCGGCAAGGATGTTGCCTACATAAGGGTAACCCAGTTCAAAGAGGATGTATCCGGAGAGATCAAAACCGCAATCGAACAGCTGAGAAAAAATAAATATAAGGGCATAATAGTTGACCTGCGCAATAACCCCGGCGGTCTGCTCAGCGAGGCTATAAATGTTTCAAGCATATTCCTCCCCTCCGGCAAAGAGGTTGTGTACACCAAGGACAGAACAGGCAAGGATCAGCACTTCAAGTCATCCACATTCACCCTGAGGGAGGAGAAAACCCCGCTTGTGCTCCTTGTTAACGAAGGATCGGCCTCAGCGTCCGAAATCCTCGCCGGAGCCATTCAGGACTATAAAAGAGGCGTTCTTGTCGGTAAAAAAACCTACGGCAAAGCCTCAGTTCAGTCGATAATACCTCTCAGGGACGGTTCCGCTGTCAAACTCACAACGGCGAAATACTACACGCCCAAAGGCAGAATGATCCACGATAAGGGCATAGAGCCCGACCTTTCTGTTGAGGATGTTTCGGATAACGTTACCCTTACTCAGGAAGAGATAGACAAGCTCGCCGCTGATATAAGCAAGCCTGTGATCGACCTCCAGAGGGACGAACAGCTTAAAGCCGCTGTGGAAAAACTGAGGGAAATGATAAAAAATGGCTGAAAGAAAAAAACCGGCACGCAAACCGGGAAGACGCAGAACAACAGGGGCGGGTAAAACCGCCTCTTCAAAACAGTTATATATACTCGGCGGCATTCTTGCCGCCGTTTTAGTGCTTCTTCTGGGAATTTACCTCGGAATGAAGGCCGCCGGCAAAGGCGAACTCACTGAGAAAAAAGAGATAAAATCCCCGCTGAGCTCTGTTCAGGAAGAGGTGGTGACAAAGGATAACAAATCCGCCACCGTCGAAGAGGCGGACAAGGCGCTTAAGCTCGTCATGTTTAATCTCGGAATCAGCAGCGAAACCATCAAGTCGCGCAAAATGGATGACGGAAGCGTTCCTGTCATCACATATGTAATCAGTCTGCCTGAGGATAAAAAGGACGAACTCACAGAAGAACTCAGACCCATGCTTGAGAATCTGGGGTTTAAGACAACCCTCAGCGACAACCTCAGCGCATCCGGCGAAAACGGCAGCATTATACTGATCTTCCCCGTGGAAAAAACAGAAAAACCCAAGGATAAGGACAAGCCAGTGGTTCTGCCCGCTGATGCCCCGAAGCTGGCGATCCTGAT
This window contains:
- a CDS encoding cell division protein FtsX, yielding MKISVVLRNGFRLFRETLSLNLASVITVITVLFIYSTFVIIGSSSDTFLKEITKTDSMRVYVKSSSKTSIEALLKQLEETDGVESLKYYSPDDAYNYLKGSTVNINYLDKIPAELFPAFIEISIKEDFQDVTRLREMERRVMALANVDVASYGEKWIQNFNDIRSAVKIFLVVLTLLLTVSVGIIIFNTIRLSLFRYREDIKIYNLVGATRTFIETPYMICSFVEISIAYAISSSFVYLFMLFLNVKLLAPVGLNFIVLPDIFYFIKTYVYLAVISAVASMISVASFLNKVKSINES
- a CDS encoding S41 family peptidase, which translates into the protein MNFKKKLLPLLAASALLIFLAASGIFIKETGTASAKSSRYENLDSFTEVMYLIEKNYVEPVENKTLVDGAIKGMLQGLDPHSTYFTEKEYKDFQVETKGEFGGLGITIGMRDNILTVIAPIEDTPAFRAGLKSGDKIIKIEDNATTGLSLEDAVNKLRGKPGTNITVTIHRDSIPKPFDVTLTRAIIKVKAVKADMIGKDVAYIRVTQFKEDVSGEIKTAIEQLRKNKYKGIIVDLRNNPGGLLSEAINVSSIFLPSGKEVVYTKDRTGKDQHFKSSTFTLREEKTPLVLLVNEGSASASEILAGAIQDYKRGVLVGKKTYGKASVQSIIPLRDGSAVKLTTAKYYTPKGRMIHDKGIEPDLSVEDVSDNVTLTQEEIDKLAADISKPVIDLQRDEQLKAAVEKLREMIKNG
- a CDS encoding murein hydrolase activator EnvC family protein produces the protein MNLKAAAAGLLLLTAAYASADYYEDRLKETRSYLTDIKKRLDEERRQIDKIDNTKKTVALKVDNLNETLDVQGKMISELTGESVQLRREVQALERETKTLNSEIATIRDSVETSNIYLIDNIEYVNIKLLLFTRESRDTIKNMEIVENINTILMKKADEIAAKSARLRQVKDEKEGKSRDIEHLLRMKQRLVDEYNTEKTKLNQLVAVMEQDKESKREYIKILSQKQQDFEKKMDRIRVQLEENRKKEKADEGDATLFGRLKGKMDWPLEGEIIEFFGPKKVEGFQGTIQNKGIKISPSKHGDVRAVSEGTVKYVDNIRGFGNLVIVGHPGAYYSLYANMGRVNVQTGNNVAAGQAIGSVAVDQQPETPYLYFEIRKHNEALNPAEWLKPVRR
- a CDS encoding GGDEF domain-containing response regulator, with amino-acid sequence MIEAESGLIDKLSILYVEDEDSIRERLSRFLQRRTQTLYQASNGREGLEMFLEHKPDIIITDIRMPVMDGLSMAEQIREHNTDIPIIITTGHNDEEFFLRSIDIGIDKYIKKPINFKEFIQVLIRTAKTVIQQKELDSKNQFIKTILDINPQMLLITDGEKISYLNKSFLKFIKCEHIDQFQDKFGSIDYFLIEKDDSFYRNKPFSEWVKTVINSPEKDHMLIMTNDLQHKDPNNSDNSSFMIRVNKVPGHAEWLLSFSDITKLEQEKELYMVMSNQDYLTGIFNRKKFYDELNKEIDRVRRYSQKLSVIMFDVDHFKMVNDTYGHQVGDTVLQEISAIVQRAIRKTDVFARYGGEEFTVLMPGTSRQGATEIAERLRVEIENAAFPHTGRITCSFGVAEIDDHDNSDTFINKADVALYKAKDKGRNMVEVFDSGGIICKK
- the argS gene encoding arginine--tRNA ligase; the protein is MKAVIKSLIDKAVEEILKESGLEAELPEYTVEVPNNKDHGDFAANAALKLSKSLRKNPFDIAADIAGRMKHSLIEKCEPVRPGFINFFISKTFYTDLLRDCISSDSPFMSDMGGGRKAMVEFVSANPTGPLHIGHGRNAAYGDSLARILKAAGFEVMTEYYVNDAGKQMSNLGKSIYVRYLQVCGQDVEFPEDGYKGDYITDIAKELHKIHGGKLLSMNEAEALNIAFEYGLEDIRGGIEADLKEFRVTFQRWFSEKSLYESGEVEECLTELRTLGHVYDSEGAVWFASTKFGDDKDRVVKRQNGEYTYFASDIAYHRNKFRRGVRTSIDVWGADHHGYVKRLASAVYSLGIEDFDFNVSLIQMVNLIKDGERASMSTRAGEFITLKWLIDEIGVDAARFFYLMRDFEAQFDFDIDLAKKRTSDNPVYYVQYAHARVYGLYSKAAEQGLEWEKGANLHLLELDEEKEIIRKLYELKGIVETAAFHRQPHRVIYYLQELASMFHSYYYNNVIINPESPELSGARLSLCAGVAAAVRFGLDLLGVSAPERM
- the ftsE gene encoding cell division ATP-binding protein FtsE, encoding MIKLYNVNVSFFGEKKALDGVNLKVAPGEFLYITGESGAGKSTLLRLIYADLNPTRGIVMVDGQNVSNMNHKTIPYLRRSIGVVFQDFKLLEEKTVYDNLRMALEIYYLKPKVMEEKIFPLLRKLGIFVKRDTIVKKLSGGEKQRVAIARALINEPKVILADEPTGNLDNDNADSIMRLLLENRDKGSTVIVATHDQRLMEHFPARMVELKYGKIKSDSATGFKAPEKEENDED